In Agelaius phoeniceus isolate bAgePho1 chromosome 16, bAgePho1.hap1, whole genome shotgun sequence, the DNA window TCTGGGCACCCTCATCTTATTGTGGGGACTCTCAACCAGCCATGAGGTCTCTCCTCCAGCTTCTGGGAGCCTCATCCTTTCACGGAAACCTTCTCTCACCAGTGTGGACCCCACCTGGCCATGGGACCCCACCTTACTGTGGTGACCCCACTTTGCCATGGGACCAGACCTGGCCATGGGACCCCCACCTTGTCATGGGACCCCCACCTTACTGTGGGATCCCCACCTTGCCATGGGACCCCCACCTGGCCGTGGGATCCCCTCTTTTCAACATGGACCCCTACTTTCACATGTGGAGCCCATCTTTGCTTTGGGGATCCCCACCTTGCCGCTGGggacccctgccctgccctgaggaCCCTCACCCCTCCTGACAggctccctgagctccccaaGCCCTCCCAGGCCACATTCCCACTCTCGGGGACACCATCCTGGGGGTCTGAGTGagaggggacactgagaggggacagagctggctgGGTGCCATGCAGAGGAGCTCAGGTTGTCCCTGCAcgtccccagggatgggctgagAGCTGAGCTGAGGCTCCTGAGCTATTTTTTCAAGACAAGGTGGGTGCCTCCCACAGGCGCAGCTCCTTCGGGTGCTCGGAGAGCTCCGTGTGCAGCCCGGGGGGATGGGGACCTgcatggggacagcctggggacccCCGGCCCCTGAATATCCCTccagggccccagctgccccaaaTGTCCCTTTGCCTTTccaggagggtttttttgggcacagcccatcctggagcctccctGCCCGTGCCATCCCCACCCATGGCACAGTggggagggtgcccagagccaCCCCACAAGGACATTTTGGGGGCAGCGTGGAGGTCCTGGGGACCTGCCAGAAACTCCAGGAGTGGCAGGGGGAGCTGCCCAGCAAAGAAAAACTTTGGGGTGACCCATCAGGAAGAGACAGGGTCACCAAAACCCAAGGGAAGCTCCTGCAGGAGTGCTCTGTGAGTGGCAGATGGGTCAGGGACAGAGCAATCCTGGATGAGTCCCAGCGGATCCGGAGGGGACATGGAACCGCTCAGGGAGCTGCAAGAATCTGTCCTgtggggaaaggctgggagagctggggccaTCAAGCCTGGAGGAAACCTTCTGGCATCCTGGGGATACCTAAGGGACATTGGGAGGATGGCAGAGAGGCTTTGGCCAGGAACTGTAGAGGCAGAAGGGTGTAGGAGTGTCGGGGGGTAGGATGGTCGAGATGGACAGGcacagagatctctgcagccagggcttggaacttggggttcattgcaaagggcctgggggcagggcccggctgggagctgccaaacacagctcagagcaggcctgagagaagagaggggcagagaggatgagagggtaagagggtaagagagcgaggttcccgttccaatacaataaatcttcttctgtgttgaatattccaattctcactaaccaatctaatacaagatacaaatcctatagcatttacatacagcctataagaatcattacattaccatactgtgttacattttaaaccctataaactcctctttgggccccttctgccaagctgcagggtctgctctgacccttggagctgtctgcaggcagagggtgttgttccatcagaaggggatcaccttcagctggccatgccattgttttctagttgttcagtaactcaggtatctcaaagcttgctttcatttcaatctcgcttatagtttctatattctcaaaatcttttgccatcATATTTAtgaggctttcctgtttcatcttccccaacaaaGCGGAAGCAGTTTTCAGCTGGAGGAGGGTGTGTTTAGATGGGATAAAAGGAGGAATCGCGCTGTGGAGGAGGCGCTGAGGAACTGGAGGAGCTGTGGGCGCCCcgggggctggagcagccctgcccggtgcgagatgtccctgcccagggcagggctggcaccggCCGCTCCTCGGAGGTCCTGGGGGATGAGCTGAAGTTCCGCTCCCCAGTCCCACCCGAGCCCTCAGCGGGTCCCCGAGCGGCCGTGGCCGCGGTCACCAGAGGGCACTGCGAGCCCGAGCATCCcggagcggccccggggcagaGCGGACACGCGGCAGGGCCCGGCGGCTTCGGGGAGCTCGGACCCTCCCTCCTCGCCAGTGCCACGGGGACAAGGAGAGGTGGCCAGGGGACACGGGGGCCACCAGAGCGAGCTGCGGGCACGGCTGGCTGCTCGCTGTGTGCCCGGCGGTGCCACCCCACGGGCTCCCCGCAGGGCTGAGACCATTGCGGGTGCTGCGGGAGCCGCGCCCGCCCcggctcagccccagctgcgGTGGCTGCTCCGAGGGGGCTCCGGGACCCCCCGATGGCCGTGCCCCGACCGCGGGGGTGCCCCGTACCCTGCTCCACccgggctgctggagcagctgctgccggCCTTTCTCCAGTAACACCCAGTTAAGGTGGGTCGGGGGCTGTGGAGGGGGCCAGGGGCGCAGCCTCACCCCGGGGCACTGGCATTAGGGCAGACACTGCCATGTGCCTGCGGGGACGGTGGCACCGTGTGCCACCTCCCTGCATCCCAagggagcatccctgcagggtgcTGAGCACCGCGGGGGTCAGTCTCGGTGCGGAGAGGTCCTTGGTGGGGACACCAGTGCCTGGTGTCACCCTGCCCCTGGTGTCAccctgcccctggcacctgGCCAAAGCCATTGGTGGggtccctgcctgcccagctccgAGTCCGGCCGGTTCCACTCCCTCTCCGTGTCACCGGACCGGCTCTGGGACCGCGTCCCTGCCATGCTGGGGTCTCTGTGACCTCCGGGACACAGCCAGACCCTCGACCCAGCCACCCCGGCAAGGCCCTGATGGCAGCTGGTGGGCTCAGCACGGGGGCCAGCGGGTAGAGAGCCGCCCACCcgacccccagcccagccctccgaCACCCCCACATCCCGACCCGCTCCACCTTAACCCACTGCCCCTCCGGCCCCTCATTTTCCACGGATTCCAGCAGCATGACTTCTTTCAGCATCATTTCATGGCCGTAGGGCTGTGAATCCTCCTCTCCCCGCCTGCgtccccctccccttccccccttcccctctttcttcccaCCATCCCAATTTACAATCCCTCATTTCCATTCCGCTCCACCCTCTGGCCGGGGACTTTGTTCCCGGCCTGTATCATCCCATCCCAATTGTTCCGTGTTTATTTCAAACATTTTGGCGGGCTGTCACTGGATGGAAACTTAATTAATGGTGTGGTCTGTAGTGGTGGCACAATAGCGGCTGGAAAGGAGGGGGTGGAAAGAAATCCCCAGGTTTGGAGGGGGAGAATTCGGGGTTCGGATGTGCCTGACCCCCGTGTCAGGCCCGGTGCCACGTGCCTGGGCTCCCCCGGTCAGAAAATGCCTCCGTGGGGAGGGGGACGCTGCTGGTGATGGGGGGAGGTTATAAGGAGGTTCTGGGGGTGTGCACAGTTGGGATGTGCACAGTTTGGGGTGTACCTGGACTGGGCTGTGCAGAGTTTGGGATGTGCAGAGTTTGGGTGTGCACAGTGTGGGTGTGCACAGTGTGGGTGTGCACAGTTTGGGGTGTGCACAGTTTGGATGTGCACAGTTTGGGATGTGCACAGTTTGGATGTGCACAGTTTGGGGTGTGCATAGTTTGGGGTGTGCACAGTTTGGGATGTGCACAGTTTGGGATGTGCACAGTTTGGGTGTTCTCAGCCCGGGCTGCTGTAGCCGTGGCTGTCACAGCCATGGGCCTACAGAATTCAGGGTTCCCCTGCGGGGGTGGATCTGACCCTGGGgtaccccagccctgccccggctcctgtcccctgcctCAGCCGTGTCCCCTCCCGGTGTCCCCCATGCGAAGAggccccggggggctccggggaTGCCGCTGCGGTGGATGCCGGTGCCCCCGGCGGTGAGGAGGGGGCCTCGGGGGCGGCTCCCGTGCCCGCCCctgcgccgccattggcggaaAGTTCGGGGCGCGACGCGGGGTGGCGGCCGCGCTCCCCCGtccccgcggccccggccccggtgcgggcagcgctgcgggcagggccgggccgggccgggcgcccGGGGCCGCCGCGGGCGCGGCCATGTGGGCGCTGCGGGCGCTGTGcctggccgggctgggggcggccatcggcggcggggccgcggacCAGTGCAGCTGGAGGGGCAGGTAGGCACCGGGAACACCGGCACCGGGAACCCCGCACCGGGAGCACCGCACCGGGAACCCCGCACCGGGAGCAGcggcccggggcgggcgggggtgGCACACGCGGGTCCCCGGATCAGGCAGGTTCGTGGGGGATGGGGAGTCTGCTCTCCCCGCCCCCCCATCTCCATCTCAGGGCTGAACCCCTCCCGCATCCGTGGGGAGGGTACGGATGGGATGCTGGGAATCTGcgcctgcctcagtttcctcagCCCTGGGTGCGGTTCCCCGCCGCTTTGAGGGATGCTGGTCCCCCTGCGGGGCTCCGCGCCTCTCCGGGACGCCCTCCCCGAGCCCCCCACCCGTGAATCCCATCCCCGTGGCCGGCGGGACCCCCGGCCCCCGGCAAGGGCCCTGAGCATCGCCCGAAGGCGCCGGACTCGGAACAAAGAGCCGGGGCCCGCCAGAGGGGCTGCCCAACGCGGGGGgcctggggggacacgggggccACGCAGCCACCAGCGTCCTGTCAGGGACAAAGCAGCCCCCGAGAGTCCCCGCTCCCCCCAGGCCGGCGTCCAGGCCCGTCCCCCCCTGTGCCGCGGGAGAGAAGCGGATCCAGGGCATCGTGTGCGGGAGCGGGACCCCAGCATCCCCTGGGGATCCCCAAAGTGGGAACAGGTGACCCCGAGGCTGTGGCCACTCCGGGGGTGGTTTGGGAGCCCACACTGCGTGTGAACGGcgctgtgctgctgccccccTCCGCCCCTTAGCTCCTTTCAAAAGGTGCTGGGACACAGGCACCCCAAAATGATGTGGCTGAACCCCAAGCCCAAGTCATCGAAGGTTCGGTGCTGTTTCTGCCTGTGGCCATCCCGCACACCTCTGTGGAGGGGCTGCTTGGGAGTGCGGGGTGCTGCTGTGCGGGGGGACACGGGCTGGGGGTCCCTGTCACTGACCAGGTGCTGTGCCCACAGCGGGCTGTCACAGGAGGCTGGCAGCGTGGagcagctgtccctgcactgtgcCGAGGGCTCGCTGGAGTGGCTGTACCCCACGGGGGCCCTCCGCCTCCGCCTGGCCCCCCGCCTGCCCCCCACCAGCGCCGCCGTCAAGGGCAGGAGCCCCCCGCGCGTCACCGCCTGCATCAAACCCAGCGGCACCTTCCGGGGGGCTCAGCTCTAcctggagagggagggggggctggagctgctgctgccagaggccCCCCGGCCCCACGCCCGCTGCTTCAGCTGGCTGCCCCAGGAGAAGGTGGCTCTGTTCCTGCAGGCCACCCCGCAGCCCGACATCAGCCGCCGCATCGCCGCCTTCCGCTACGAGCTGCGGGGGGATTGGCTGGCCCGGCCCGCGCTGCCCACCGCCAGCCTCAGCAATGAAGGTGAGCGCCTcgccctgcctcagtttccctggcCCTGCCGGGTGCCCGCgcgggtggggaggggctggatCGGGTGTTGTCCCCCGGGGGGTGACAGGCTGTGCTTGGCCTCGCAGGTGCGTGCCGGCCGTGCAATGACACCGAGATCCTGATGGCCATTTGCACTAGTGACTTTGGTGAGTGAGGGGCCTGGGAGGGGCATGGACCCCAaaggggcactgggatgggatgggatgggatgggatgggctgtgcagagtgctgctggggatggggatggagctgggaatggcgATAGGAATGGGGATTGGAGATCGGAATGGaaatggagatggagatgaagatggggactgggatggagatggggatgggaacagggatgggaatggggatgggaacagggTTGGAGATCGAGATGGaaatggagatggagatggggactgggatggagatggggatgggaacagaAGTGGGAATAGGAATGAGAAAAGAATGGAGAGGGGAATAAGGATGGGAATGAGAAtgcaggtggggacagggactgggatggggaggaggatgGGAATGTGCACGGGGACAAtgatggagatggggatggagacagggatggggacaaggcAGGGGATGTGGATGGCagtggggacaggaacagggcCATGCTGACACCCTCCCGCCTTCCCCCCACAGTCATCCGCGGCAGCATCCAGAGCGTCTCCAATGACGCCGAGCTGCAGGAATCCATCATCGGGGTGAGCGCCACGCGCATCCACCGGCAGAAATTCCCGCTGTTCcaggcgggcgggcgggcggggcggcccgTGGGCAGCATCCGCACCCCCCTGCGCTGCGGGGTCCGCCCGGGCCCCGGCACCTTCCTGTTCACGGGCTGGCTGCACTTCGGGgaggcctggctgagctgcgcTCCCCGCTACCGGGACTTCCAGCGCATCTACCGGGGGGCCCAGCGCACGCACCAGAACCCCTGCGAGTTCCCCGTGGACTGAGCGGCTCCGGGAGCGCCGGGGGACCACGGTCCTGCCTCACCGAGAGCATcccggggacacggggacggtGCCTGGAGAGAGCGTGGCACACGGGCCTGGCCacggagctgggctggggcagcacccGCCGGCAggctggggggtttggggaaatcctgctggaagggaagggattttcccagggtgcccagggagctgcctgGGTGAGGGGTGCAGCAGAATGGGGAGCGGGGTGCTGCATGCTCAGGGGTGCTGTGGGCACAGTGGGTCTGGCCGGACCCCCAGACCCCGGCAGGGCTCGGGGTGGGTGGCCGTGGTGGCCGGTCCAGGGACACGGTAGGCACAGAAGGGAGTGGAAGGGCCAGGAGATGGATCTGTAAGGTTGGGGGTGGAAGGGGGAGCAGGCAGCGGTGAGCCTGGCCCTGGCACGGGCAGGAGCTGCGGGGCGGATGCCGAGGAAGAGGAGAGAAGCTGAAGGGAGCGAGGGCAGCGGTGAGGTGGGAGGAAGGCTGGTGCGGGGAGCAGAGGTGTCCTTGGCACGGTCAGGGCAGGACCAAAGCACTGACACAGGAAGGTGCCAcgggagcagggagaggtgacagtgccacccgtccctggcagccctgggtgaGCAGGGCAGGCCGTGCCAGCCGCGGGGAACTTTGGACCGTGGGGGTGGGGGGCATCGTATGTGCACTAAAGTTATAACGATACCAAATTTGTGACTTCTTTTTTATAAACTAAGCTGTATTTGTAGCGTGTGGCTCCTGTTTTTAGCAAGCTGAGCAGGATGTTCAGACAGGCACTGCACTGTGTGCCACCTGCTcccctctgtgccagctccagctgtgacCCTGCCTCCCACGGGACTGGAAACAGCCCTGATACTCGGACATGTCTCTCTATGGAGAGATTTATTGCTGTTTGCACATTCTGCACCCCAGAAATCCCCAGCATGGGGCACTTTGGGGTCCCTTTCCCCAGGTATCCCTGGGTGTGGGGACCAGGGGCGTGTGGCCCCGTGCTGGGTGGGTGACCCTGCTGGTGGAGCCGCTGTCAGCACTGATTCTCGTCAGAGCCAGCGGCCACAAGGCCTCATTGTGC includes these proteins:
- the METRN gene encoding meteorin isoform X2 — translated: MWALRALCLAGLGAAIGGGAADQCSWRGSGLSQEAGSVEQLSLHCAEGSLEWLYPTGALRLRLAPRLPPTSAAVKGRSPPRVTACIKPSGTFRGAQLYLEREGGLELLLPEAPRPHARCFSWLPQEKVALFLQATPQPDISRRIAAFRYELRGDWLARPALPTASLSNEGACRPCNDTEILMAICTSDFVIRGSIQSVSNDAELQESIIGVSATRIHRQKFPLFQAGGRAGRPVGSIRTPLRCGVRPGPGTFLFTGWLHFGEAWLSCAPRYRDFQRIYRGAQRTHQNPCEFPVD
- the METRN gene encoding meteorin isoform X1, whose product is MMWLNPKPKSSKVRCCFCLWPSRTPLWRGCLGVRGAAVRGDTGWGSLSLTRCCAHSGLSQEAGSVEQLSLHCAEGSLEWLYPTGALRLRLAPRLPPTSAAVKGRSPPRVTACIKPSGTFRGAQLYLEREGGLELLLPEAPRPHARCFSWLPQEKVALFLQATPQPDISRRIAAFRYELRGDWLARPALPTASLSNEGACRPCNDTEILMAICTSDFVIRGSIQSVSNDAELQESIIGVSATRIHRQKFPLFQAGGRAGRPVGSIRTPLRCGVRPGPGTFLFTGWLHFGEAWLSCAPRYRDFQRIYRGAQRTHQNPCEFPVD